A window of the Trichoderma asperellum chromosome 4, complete sequence genome harbors these coding sequences:
- a CDS encoding uncharacterized protein (EggNog:ENOG41) has protein sequence MGSVANDTPAMATNPQFIFFTDFDGTVTTADSNDYMTDNLGYGAEKRKQGNADTLYGRVHFRDSFRDMLDSVTTPFNECVDILLENIKLDPGFRDFYNWAQDNNVPIVILSGGMEPVIRALLDKLLGKGWDIQIVSNFVRAREGKSLNDKGGWEIIFRDDSIHGHDKSIEIRKYSSLPNRPTMFYAGDGVSDLSAAKETDLLFAKAGKDLVTWCENEKVPFVTFNDWTSITQTVKDIVAGKTTVQEEAKGRI, from the exons ATGGGATCCGTCGCAAACGACACGCCGGCCATGGCCACCAACCCCCagttcatcttcttcaccgACTTCGACGGCAccgtcaccaccgccgaCTCCAACGACTACATGACCGACAACCTGGGCTACGGCgccgagaagcgcaagcagGGCAACGCCGACACGCTCTACGGCAGAGTCCACTTCCGCGACTCGTTCCGTGACATGCTGGACAGCGTCACCACGCCCTTCAACGAGTGCGTCGACATCCTGCTGGAGAACATCAAGCTCGACCCTGGCTTCAGGGACTTTTACAACTGGGCCCAGGACAACAACGTGCCGATTGTGATTCTCAGCGGAGGCATGGAGCCCGTCATCAGGGCGCTGCTGGACAAGCTGCTGGGCAAGGGCTGGGACATCCAGATTGTGAGCAACTTTGTTCGAGCGAGAGAGGGCAAGAGCCTCAACGACAAGGGCGGCTGGGAGATCATCTTCCGCGATGACAG CATCCACGGCCACGACAAGTCGATTGAGATCCGAAAATACTCCAGCCTGCCCAACAGACCAACCATGTTCTACGCCGGTGACGGTGTCTCAGATCTTTCTGCCGCCAAGGAGACGGATCTGCTATTCGCAAAGGCTGGAAAGG ACCTGGTTACTTGGTGCGAAAACGAAAAGGTGCCCTTTGTTACATTCAACGACTGGACGAGCATCACCCAGACAGTCAAGGATATTGTTGCTGGCAAGACTACCGTCcaggaagaggccaagggtcgcatttaa
- a CDS encoding uncharacterized protein (TransMembrane:2 (o274-294i412-434o)~BUSCO:EOG092D2W27): protein MQPFGRAVWRHGRIGLELAAVRPRPAPTSGGIAAAARWPSPATCVRCQVQAIAYPARFYSSKPPSDNAENPVSPPQSEPKAAEPKVDEPASTAAKSENAEPAASWSKPSWLELPSISEERRSALNKKFSDIMDNMQSRVLNASQKLNEITGYTSIETIKLDNEQLERDLASAQARVRSARQAYKTSNNKRASTQREVTTLLARKDTWTPLDLERFTELYRTDHVLEGEVVSAQENLTEAESDEQKLSQRLNAGILKRYHEEQIWSDRIRRASTWGTWGLMGMNFVLFVVFQFVAEPWRRKRLIKGVVAEEERVLEKVQAEMALIKADLHVMAEAAATVAARTPDRDAERLFNVERIKEAWRYALSGAWIRNFEECKQLFLQWKALITDPDVWKAGFEDLISVRPLQMRMRDASALVLEGLITGIAITWSMGALFGRK, encoded by the coding sequence ATGCAGCCCTTTGGCCGCGCAGTCTGGAGGCATGGCAGGATAGGGCTGGAGCTCGCCGCCGTGAGGCCGCGGCCAGCACCGACCAGCGGCGGCatcgcagccgcagcccgaTGGCCCTCGCCGGCCACTTGCGTTCGATGCCAGGTCCAAGCCATTGCCTATCCTGCACGCTTCTATTCGTCTAAGCCGCCATCAGACAATGCTGAGAATCCCGTCAGCCCGCCCCAGTCCGAACCCAAAGCCGCCGAACCCAAAGTCGACGAGCCGGCCTCAACCGCTGCGAAAAGTGAGAATGCCGAGCCGGCCGCTTCGTGGTCCAAGCCGAgctggctggagctgccaTCCATATCGGAGGAACGGCGAAGTGCCTTGAATAAAAAGTTCAGCGACATTATGGATAATATGCAGTCAAGGGTTCTCAATGCCTCGCAGAAGCTCAACGAGATCACCGGATACACAAGCATCGAAACCATCAAGCTGGACAACGAGCAGCTCGAGCGTGATTTAGCCTCAGCTCAGGCCCGGGTACGGTCAGCAAGACAGGCATACAAGACATCGAATAACAAGCGAGCGTCGACCCAAAGAGAGGTGACTACGCTGCTCGCCCGCAAGGACACATGGACGCCGCTGGATCTGGAACGCTTCACAGAGCTGTACCGCACAGACCACGTCTTGGAGGGCGAGGTCGTCTCAGCACAGGAAAACTTGACCGAGGCCGAGTCGGACGAGCAGAAGCTCAGTCAGAGGCTCAATGCCGGCATTCTGAAACGCTACCATGAAGAACAGATTTGGAGCGACCGCATCCGAAGGGCCTCGACGTGGGGCACCTGGGGCCTGATGGGCATGAACTTTGTCCTCTTTGTCGTCTTCCAATTCGTTGCCGAGCcctggaggaggaagagactcATCAAGGGCGTCGTGGCCGAAGAGGAGCGAGTCCTCGAAAAGGTCCAGGCCGAGATGGCCCTCATCAAGGCTGATCTCCATGTCATGGCcgaggccgccgccaccgtgGCCGCCAGGACGCCGGACAGAGATGCCGAAAGGCTCTTCAACGTGGAACGCATCAAGGAGGCTTGGCGCTATGCCCTCTCCGGTGCCTGGATCCGCAACTTTGAAGAATGCAAGCAACTCTTTTTACAATGGAAGGCCCTCATCACCGACCCGGACGTGTGGAAGGCTGGGTTCGAGGACCTGATTAGCGTGCGCCCGCTGCAGATGCGCATGCGGGACGCATCGGCCCTGGTGCTGGAG
- a CDS encoding uncharacterized protein (EggNog:ENOG41~TransMembrane:12 (i112-136o142-165i177-196o202-223i235-258o264-285i306-329o354-373i385-404o410-432i444-466o472-492i)), with protein sequence MDAILLRNLVEIQTQPSTNEASRPPPRPLTAPEKAYQRSYSYQGQEDPASTRRPSLPRDDSYVSGGVVTPGTEDVLLDADLERSRPASPELGVDAVEVVPSVWEPYMNRFRLLAVCLSNFGNALSDSAAGALIPYMEKHYDIGYAIVSLIFVGQALGFVFAAFCLDSLRAKLGRAKLIGLGQMLMACAYIPLVAAAPFGVVIAAFFFVGFGIAVNVAMGNIFCGSLQNSTLMLGLLHGNYGIGGTSGPLIATALVTVAHTAWNHYYILTLGMSFLTMALSAWAFWGFEKQQSPAAREREALPDNSAFLGMFAAVKLRIVLLGSTFIFTYQGAEVSISGWVISFLINSRGGDPSSVGYVSAGFWAGITLGRFFLSAPAQRIGEKVFVYGLVVGAIAFQLLVWFVPNVVGDAVAVSIVGLLLGPIYPCAAAVFMRGLSHRDTLSGMGAISAFGSLGGAVWPFVTGLLAQAVGTWVLHPIVIALFVVMLLCWYGIPADSKKKQ encoded by the exons ATGGACGCAATCTTGCTGCGCAACCTCGTGGAGATCCAAACCCAACCCTCTACAAACGAGGCGTCCAGACCACCGCCCAGGCCACTCACGGCCCCAGAAAAGGCCTACCAAAGATCATACTCTTACCAAGGCCAAGAGGATCCCGCCAGCACGAGAAGACCATCACTTCCACGCGATGATAGTTATGTTTCTGGCGGTGTAGTCACTCCCGGCACGGAAGATGTATTGCTAGACGCGGATCTTGAGAGAAGCCGCCCGGCCAGTCCTGAACTGGGGGTTGATGCCGTGGAAGTGGTGCCCAGTGTATGGGAGCCGTACATGAATCGGTTCCGATTGCTGGCTGTTTGCCTGTCGAACTTTGGGAATGCGTTGAGTGACAGCGCCGCCGGTGCTTTGATTCCATATATGGAGAA GCACTATGACATTGGCTACGCCATCGTCTccctcatcttcgtcggccAAGCCCTCGGCTTCGTCTTCGCCGCCTTCTGCCTCGACTCCCTCCGCGCCAAACTCGGCCGCGCCAAGCTCATCGGCCTCGGCCAAATGCTCATGGCATGCGCCTACATCCccctcgtcgccgccgcGCCCTTTGGCGTCGTCATcgcggccttcttcttcgtcggctTCGGCATCGCCGTCAACGTCGCCATGGGCAACATCTTCTGCGGCAGCCTGCAGAACAGCACGCTCATGCTGGGGCTGCTTCATGGGAATTATGGCATCGGGGGCACGTCGGGGCCGCTGATTGCCACGGCGCTGGTGACGGTTGCGCACACGGCGTGGAATCATTACTACATCCTGACGCTGGGCATGTCGTTTTTGACCATGGCGCTGTCGGCGTGGGCGTTTTGGGGGtttgagaagcagcagagtccggcggcgagagagagagaagcgtTGCCTGACAACTCGGCTTTCTTGGGCATGTTTGCTGCTGTGAAGCTACGAATTGTTCTTCTCGGATCGACCTTCATCTTCACCTACCAGGGTGCCGAAGTGTCCATCTCCGGTTGGGTGATTTCCTTCCTGATCAACTCTCGTGGTGGAGATCCCTCGTCCGTGGGTTACGTCTCGGCCGGTTTCTGGGCTGGCATCACGCTCGgtcgcttcttcctctcggCCCCGGCCCAGCGAATCGGCGAAAAGGTCTTTGTGTACGGTCTAGTCGTCGGAGCCATCGCCTTCCAACTGCTGGTATGGTTTGTGCCCAACGTTGTGGGAGATGCCGTTGCCGTGTCCATTGTCGGACTGCTTCTGGGGCCCATCTATCCCTGCGCCGCGGCGGTGTTCATGAGAGGCTTGTCTCATCGCGATACACTGAGCGGGATGGGGGCCATTAGTGCTTTTGGCAGCTTGGGCGGTGCGGTATGGCCGTTTGTGACGGGCTTGCTGGCTCAGGCTGTTGGCACTTGGGTGCTTCATCCAATTGTTATTGCGTTGTTTGTtgtgatgctgctgtgctggTATGGCATTCCGGCAgattcaaagaagaagcagtga
- a CDS encoding uncharacterized protein (EggNog:ENOG41): MALWPFRTRGHDKRSSGTGAALSAAESAGPRNAARSAASRPSRDAAPRYSFSPDRPDAIHVGRANRADRNDPLTEGSANAPIHSLENRVPTLHHKRSGNQPSRRKSSKRKRQDPTREAEIRAMTVFTPARATTDTLATARSAKHENKRAKTLGARAPWDSPTSDASLPMPISITSRLSSDSNYSSYRVTALDALAPRPTLKYQGNARLLPSHASVPTRSESQKKRLDAFDEETIRAHKRIDDLADDFNAGELRELMERDTRRRERNRQREREKAERRLARKAEKQKREEENARQTGTPPPENLDRGVMGREVGLGIDPPSTVVTSSKQRVSPEPMSDVEEYSQKSDKGKLRESPEPLQTFHRIDTAPREAESPTAAGKQPQAPRKSEERVPAVPPAVRLEGNFLPKMSTSGSTFDSDKEKTSSAMEDESTTRKDSESSNKSNRLSFSTLLRWGKSRRSPAGPSSFANTSREEMSAAQAQARSTAESPVPSFTGNYLSSKPGSGPPKRMRSRFREDLPELPLSPPESRVQSPEAEASLPSVAEYRSASTEPNTNPPTLRDDTPTSGHRSIDIPQNPASRDKMYGSHSAEPQLSMSLASVDSEGSWLSGRVNSQRSKRLSSIRDRTRSRQQDHERRAESPTNSAHEDLEITEDDYMSRLSPDPTTLHFNTRLSGEGRPSSDEDELMHEGEVRWGAVGAQAQFVPHNHNRDTIRSREGLLNIDSGDEEDLESPISPISQIAPSIEKADLQRASSVRVNRPSSVKLLKIQPRTSTDDTRKSQENPNGA; the protein is encoded by the coding sequence ATGGCCCTGTGGCCGTTTCGCACCAGGGGCCACGACAAACGCTCTAGCGGCACTGGCGCGGCCCTCTCCGCTGCCGAAAGCGCTGGACCACGCAATGCCGCCAGGTCGGCTGCCTCCAGGCCCAGCCGCGATGCTGCGCCGAGATATAGCTTCTCGCCCGATCGCCCAGATGCAATCCACGTCGGCCGGGCCAATCGGGCGGACCGCAACGACCCTTTGACCGAGGGGAGCGCCAATGCGCCAATCCACTCCTTGGAGAACCGAGTCCCAACTCTGCACCACAAACGAAGCGGCAACCAGCCctcgaggaggaagagcagcaaacGGAAGCGGCAGGATCCCACCAGAGAGGCTGAGATCAGGGCCATGACCGTCTTCACGCCAGCACGAGCAACTACCGACACCTTGGCCACTGCTCGCAGCGCTAAGCATGAGAACAAGCGAGCAAAGACTCTGGGCGCCAGAGCACCGTGGGACAGTCCTACTTCGGACGCATCGTTGCCCATGCCCATCTCAATCACCTCCCGCCTCTCGTCCGATTCCAACTACTCGTCATATCGAGTAACCGCCCTCGATGCCCTCGCGCCGAGACCGACCCTGAAATATCAGGGCAACGCACGATTGCTTCCGTCGCACGCTTCTGTGCCTACACGATCCGAGtctcagaagaagaggctcgaTGCCTTTGACGAGGAGACAATCAGAGCGCATAAACGCATCGATGACCTGGCTGATGACTTCAACGCCGGCGAGTTGCGCGAGCTCATGGAAAGAGATACAAGACGACGGGAGAGGAACCGACAGCGCGAGCGAGAAAAGGCCGAGAGGAGGCTAGCACGCAAAgctgagaagcagaagagggaggaagaaaatgCCAGGCAAACAGGAACGCCGCCGCCCGAGAATCTCGACCGCGGCGTCATGGGACGAGAGGTCGGTCTAGGCATAGATCCCCCGTCTACTGTAGTGACATCCTCCAAGCAGCGCGTTTCTCCAGAACCAATGTCTGACGTAGAGGAATATTCACAGAAATCTGATAAGGGCAAGCTGAGGGAATCCCCGGAACCTTTGCAGACGTTTCACAGAATCGATACAGCACCGCGCGAAGCAGAGTCGCCCACCGCTGCCGGAAAACAACCCCAGGCTCCTCGCAAGTCAGAAGAGCGTGTTCCAGCCGTTCCGCCCGCTGTTAGGCTTGAGGGCAACTTTCTACCAAAGATGTCGACATCTGGCTCGACCTTTGATTCTGACAAGGAAAAGACATCTTCTGCCATGGAAGATGAGAGCACAACGCGCAAGGATTCCGAGTCCAGTAACAAATCTAACcgcctctctttctccaCCTTGCTTAGATGGGGGAAGAGTCGCCGAAGCCCTGCCGGCCCATCCTCATTCGCAAACACTTCACGCGAAGAAATGTCCGCAGCACAGGCTCAAGCTAGAAGCACCGCCGAGTCGCCTGTTCCATCATTTACAGGCAACTACCTATCCTCCAAACCGGGTTCAGGCCCACCGAAGCGAATGCGATCTCGCTTCCGAGAAGACCTACCAGAACTCCCACTATCACCCCCCGAATCCCGCGTTCAGTCGCCCGAAGCAGAGGCATCACTGCCCAGCGTGGCAGAGTATCGATCTGCCAGCACAGAGCCCAACACCAATCCTCCAACTCTGCGAGACGATACACCAACTTCAGGCCATCGTTCAATAGACATTCCTCAAAATCCTGCGTCGCGAGACAAGATGTACGGTAGCCATTCGGCCGAACCTCAACTTTCAATGTCTTTGGCATCTGTCGACTCTGAAGGATCCTGGCTTTCTGGAAGAGTTAACAGCCAGCGGAGCAAGCGGTTGTCATCCATACGTGATAGGACCCGATCTCGACAGCAAGATCACGAACGCAGGGCGGAGTCTCCCACCAATAGCGCCCACGAGGATCTTGAAATCACCGAAGATGACTATATGTCACGCCTCAGCCCTGACCCCACTACTCTGCATTTCAACACTCGCCTTTCGGGTGAGGGTCGTCCAAGCAGTGATGAGGACGAGCTGATGCATGAAGGAGAAGTCAGGTGGGGTGCTGTTGGTGCCCAAGCGCAGTTTGTCCCACACAACCACAACCGCGATACGATCCGCAGCCGCGAAGGCCTGCTCAATATCGACTCGGGAGACGAGGAAGACCTAGAGTCTCCCATCTCTCCCATCTCTCAGATTGCTCCAAGCATTGAAAAGGCTGATTTGCAGCGTGCCTCAAGCGTGCGTGTGAACCGTCCGTCAAGCGTAAAGTTGCTGAAGATACAACCGCGGACATCTACCGATGACACGAGGAAGAGCCAAGAGAACCCGAATGGTGCATAG
- a CDS encoding uncharacterized protein (EggNog:ENOG41), protein MTALRKRRTPSTASSQPNSIKRAKKSTQFHHYQPLQHLQQEIRLLQLLPGKPGSRIAIKLLTVSLNDNPEYEALSYCWGPPQPSYDIFIHVNSSENNEHQPTESISSFPVGRNLRKALDDLRHQDRPRLIWNDAICINQKDNVEKGHQIQLMHQIYTRAKVVCAWIDHNVRPRTSVFDDLENLGKGVELDDFYDPSYWYPVADIFRNEYWRRLWIQQELILAAKVDVYCRRDVFSGEQLLEFQQKVNVVKSQRTRLGGPEFVLSRYIDGNTSAEPTPEIFGGGVIQARINMREGREAQEAYSISLSSSSSSSSPRSPTSDGQSPSPIHGFKITRGLLASSLLNLFLQSSSVRMTNPRDRLYGILGLATDIAHGPGLEVNYDASPIWVYAQVFRHFIHRYKSLSFLCFNKSNPRGSYTSRKGFPSWMPHADVCWSSVNASKACGAMLATPHIVSIDLETLCLHAQGIKVDTIKHIDQINGDGRGWTPIPEWLDQMESFCRKTWPDANSSSSPLHERDDVTSLMFPWLSPKRYKNMWKLDKPDPARRVHLIRSLLAAARKADQKDLSTGDIIRGGYTPTNIIPMDVREECHPLHVEINAVVLFGTEGSRVGSMARTSDIRVGDEIWILFGCRMPIMMRPKKEEGKGSRYQVIGPAVVPGVMKGEVIKDAGESVDHGTTIILE, encoded by the coding sequence ATGACCGCATTGAGGAAGCGCCGCACTCCATCAACAGCTTCATCTCAACCCAACTCCATCAAAAGGGCCAAAAAGTCCACCCAATTCCATCACTACCAGCCTCTACAGCATCTCCAGCAAGAAATAAGACTCCTCCAGCTGTTACCAGGAAAGCCCGGCAGTCGCATTGCCATCAAGCTGCTCACCGTCTCGCTCAACGACAACCCCGAATATGAGGCCCTGAGCTACTGCTGGGGACCTCCTCAGCCCTCGTacgacatcttcatccacgTCAACAGCAGTGAGAACAATGAGCATCAACCAACCGAATCCATTTCCTCATTCCCCGTCGGCCGCAACCTCAGAAAAGCCCTCGACGACCTCCGCCACCAAGACCGCCCCCGCCTCATCTGGAACGACGCCATCTGCATCAACCAAAAGGACAATGTCGAAAAGGGCCACCAGATCCAGCTCATGCACCAAATCTACACGCGTGCCAAGGTTGTCTGCGCCTGGATAGACCACAACGTCCGGCCCAGGACCTCTGTCTTCGACGACCTGGAGAATCTCGGTAAGGGGGTCGAGCTGGATGACTTCTATGACCCGTCGTATTGGTATCCCGTGGCGGACATCTTTCGGAACGAGTACTGGCGCAGGCTGTGGATTCAGCAGGAGCTCATCCTCGCGGCCAAGGTGGATGTGTATTGTCGCCGGGATGTCTTTTCGGGCGAGCAGCTGTTGGAGTTTCAGCAAAAGGTCAATGTGGTGAAATCGCAGCGGACGAGGCTGGGCGGGCCTGAGTTTGTGCTTTCGCGCTATATTGATGGGAATACCAGCGCTGAGCCTACGCCTGAAATCTTTGGCGGAGGTGTCATTCAGGCGAGGATCAACATGCGTGAAGGACGGGAAGCTCAGGAAGCCTACTCAATATCgctatcatcatcttcatcttcttcttcaccacgATCGCCTACTTCAGACGgccaatctccatctcccattCACGGCTTCAAAATCACCAGAGGCCTGCTTGCCTCCTCCCTCCTGAACCTCTTCCTCCAGTCTTCCAGTGTCAGGATGACAAATCCTCGCGACCGTCTCTACGGCATCCTCGGTCTCGCTACAGACATTGCCCACGGCCCTGGCCTTGAAGTCAACTACGATGCTTCCCCTATCTGGGTCTACGCCCAAGTCTTCCGCCACTTTATCCACCGCTACAAAAGCCTTAGCTTCCTCTGCTTCAACAAGAGCAATCCCAGGGGAAGTTACACCTCCCGCAAGGGTTTCCCCAGCTGGATGCCTCACGCTGACGTGTGCTGGAGCTCCGTCAACGCAAGCAAAGCCTGCGGCGCCATGCTCGCTACACCTCACATCGTCTCCATCGACTTGGAAACCCTCTGTCTTCACGCACAAGGCATAAAAGTCGACACCATAAAGCACATTGACCAAATCAACGGCGACGGCCGTGGCTGGACCCCCATCCCCGAATGGCTCGACCAGATGGAATCCTTCTGCCGCAAAACATGGCCCGATGCAAATagctcatcatctccattgcATGAAAGAGACGATGTCACATCACTAATGTTCCCCTGGCTCAGCCCCAAACGCTACAAAAACATGTGGAAGCTTGACAAACCAGACCCCGCGCGCCGCGTCCACCTCATCCGCAGTCTCCTCGCCGCCGCACGTAAGGCCGATCAGAAAGATCTCTCGACAGGCGACATCATTCGCGGCGGATACACGCCCACGAACATCATCCCGATGGACGTGCGCGAGGAGTGCCACCCGTTGCATGTGGAAATCAATGCCGTGGTGCTGTTTGGTACGGAGGGCTCACGCGTTGGTAGCATGGCGCGGACGAGCGATATTCGGGTCGGTGATGAGATTTGGATCTTGTTTGGGTGCCGGATGCCGATTATGATGAGGccgaagaaggaagagggcaAGGGGTCGAGATATCAGGTTATTGGGCCGGCGGTAGTTCCGGGAGTTATGAAGGGAGAGGTGATTAAGGATGCTGGAGAGTCTGTTGATCATGGCACGACGATAATACTTGAATAA
- the ALG3 gene encoding dolichyl-P-Man:Man(5)GlcNAc(2)-PP-dolichol alpha-1,3-mannosyltransferase (CAZy:GT58~TransMembrane:10 (i21-39o75-92i104-123o143-161i173-199o211-234i263-285o323-339i346-373o385-405i)~BUSCO:EOG092D1VHG): MASLIKFASDVASGRHALSKFIPLGLWFADAILCGLVIWKVPYTEIDWTAYMEQVTQFVNGERDYPKMEGGTGPLVYPAAHVYIYTGLYYLTNKGTDIFLAQQLFAVLYMATLGVVMLSYWKAKVPPYIFPLLILSKRLHSVFVLRCFNDCFAAFFLWLCIYSFQNRAWTVGALAYTLGLGVKMSLLLVLPAVVIILFLGRGFKGALRLVWLMAQVQLVLAIPFITTNWAGYLGRAFELSRQFKFEWTVNWRMMGEETFLSRGFSITLLSFHVITLLVFIAARWLKLQERSLLGIITYAVRFQSPFTEKEEAKISNKVVTPRYVLSTILSANVIGLLFARSLHYQFYAYLAWATPFLLWTAYPNLLVVVPLWLAQEWAWNVFPSTPLSSSVVVSVLAITVAAAFVGSKTNPALYQPGGSAKPKQL, from the exons ATGGCTTCCCTCATCAAATTCGCATCCGACGTGGCCAGCGGCCGCCATGCGCTGTCGAAATTCATCCCCCTGGGACTCTGGTTCGCAGATGCTATTCTCTGTGGGCTGGTTATCTGGAAAGTGCCAT ACACTGAGATTGACTGGACGGCGTACATGGAGCAAGTCACGCAGTTTGTCAATGGGGAGCGAGACTATCCCAAGATGGAGGGCGGCACAGGGCCGTTGGTGTATCCGGCTGCTCATGTGTATATTTACACGGGGCTGTACTATCTGACTAACAAGGGGACGGACATCTTTCtggcgcagcagctgttTGCGGTCCTGTACATGGCTACGTTGGGAGTGGTCATGTTGAGCTACTGGAAGGCCAAG GTTCCGCCTTACATCTTCCCACTGCTGATTCTGTCAAAACGGCTTCACAGTGTGTTTGTTCTGAGGTGCTTCAACGACTGCTttgcagccttcttcttatGGCTCTGTATCTACAGTTTCCAGAACAGAGCGTGGACCGTCGGTGCTCTGGCATACACCCTTGGTCTGGGAGTCAAGATGTCGTTACTTCTCGTCTTACCAGCCGTAGTCATCATTCTATTCCTCGGCCGTGGATTCAAAGGAGCACTGCGATTGGTATGGCTGATGGCACAGGTTCAATTGGTTCTCGCTATTCCATTCATCACGACGAATTGGGCTGGCTATCTAGGCCGAGCTTTCGAGCTATCGAGGCAGTTCAAGTTTGAATGGACTGTCAATTGGCGGATGATGGGTGAGGAGACGTTCCTCAGCCGGGGCTTCTCCATCACACTACTGTCATTCCATGTCATCACGCTCCTTGTCTTCATCGCGGCTCGATGGCTGAAGCTGCAAGAACGATCCCTCCTTGGAATCATAACCTACGCCGTCCGATTCCAGTCGCCCTTtacagagaaagaagaggccaAAATCTCCAACAAGGTCGTCACGCCTCGATACGTCCTTTCTACCATCCTGTCGGCCAATGTGATTGGTCTGCTATTCGCCAGGTCTTTGCACTACCAGTTTTATGCGTATCTGGCATGGGCAACTCCGTTTCTCTTGTGGACAGCGTATCCGAACCTCTTGGTTGTGGTACCGCTGTGGTTGGCGCAGGAGTGGGCGTGGAACGTTTTCCCCAGCACCCCTCTCAGTTCAAGCGTCGTGGTGAGCGTCTTGGCCATTACGGTTGCCGCGGCGTTTGTTGGCTCTAAAACGAATCCAGCTTTGTACCAGCCCGGAGGATCAGCAAAGCCAAAACAGTTGTAA
- the NUF2 gene encoding kinetochore-associated Ndc80 complex subunit nuf2 (BUSCO:EOG092D2YOQ) yields MAYNPRMSIIPASQQQSRSRKKEEEADAFMRLPDREIVGCITDIGINFTIADLQKPNPAHVQQIFEWFAELLLNATRETVEPAMRAAAEDICGEFADVVSPDTRNLMGFFVSLRRLLVECGIQDFSFNDLYKPTYERLVKIFSYLINFVRFRESQTSVIDEHYNKAESTKTRIEALYGENQDNESRLEDMKNNRQAMEAQVREKTMRNEELKRRLLELRRSQEKVAARLEEAKQKKGELTTLLEQRTQEKITMKQESAKLRPYVLQSPSALQQNLTELRDILNNDKTRIDALDRRARALQTSADSFGVVGSDVASCIKILEEIAMEMAKEDEEMAKNTKQREALSERGNNAREVERAEQMLKRQLAKWNERTEKLREQSNQKAQDAKEKMHELRATHKKLTEEQTNKGKEMEIRRVRIEQTEKKMLDLKENIENEVHSAYDEYLKMEAHIKLYITEMEQTVG; encoded by the exons ATGGCATACAACCCGCGGATGAGCATCATCCCCGcctcgcagcagcaatccCGGTcgaggaaaaaggaagaagaggccgacgCGTTTATGCGACTGCCCGACCGCGAGATCGTGGGATGCATCACCGACATTGGCATCAACTTCACCATCGCCGACCTCCAGAAACCCAACCCGGCGCATGTCCAGCAGATCTTTGAGTGGTTCGCCGAACTACTTCTGAATGCGACTCGCGAGACGGTCGAACCGGCAATGCGCGCCGCAGCCGAGGACATTTGCGGCGAGTTTGCCGACGTCGTTTCACCAGACACGCGCAACCTGATGGGCTTTTTTGTCTCGCTACGGCGGCTGCTGGTGGAGTGCGGCATCCAAGATTTCAGCTTCAATGATTTATACAAGCCAACGTACGAGCGTCTGGTCAAGATTTTCAGCTATCTCATCAACTTCGTCCGGTTTCGAGAATCTCAGACAAGCGTCATTGACGAGCACTATAACAAAGCTGAATCGACAAAGACGAGAATAGAGGCTCTGTACGGCGAGAACCAGGACAACGAGTCAAGGTTGGAGGACATGAAGAACAACCGACAGGCTATGGAGGCTCAGGTGCGAGAGAAGACAATGCGAAACGAAGAGCTAAAAAGGCGCTTACTAGAGCTGCGACGAAGCCAGGAGAAGGTTGCGGCACGATTGGAGGAAGCGAAGCAGAAAAAGGGCGAGTTGACAACTTTGCTGGAGCAAAGGACGCAAGAGAAGATCACGATGAAGCAAGAGAGCGCCAAGCTGCGGCCATATGTACTGCAAAGCCCGTCCGCTCTCCAACAGAACCTAACAGAATTACGAGATATTCTCAATAACGACAAGACGCGTATTGATGCACTTGACCGACGAGCTCGAGCGCTGCAAACGTCGGCGGATTCGTTTGGCGTAGTAGGAAGCGATGTAGCATCTTGCATCAAAATCCTGGAAGAGATTGCCATGGAAATGGccaaggaggatgaggaaatgGCCAAAAACACAAAGCAGCGCGAGGCCTTATcagaaagaggaaataaTGCGCGCGAAGTGGAGCGAGCAGAGCAAATGCTTAAGCGACAGCTTGCCAAATGGAACGAGCGGACAGAGAAGCTGCGCGAGCAGAGCAACCAAAAGGCGCAAGATgccaaggagaagatgcaTGAGCTGCGAGCCACACACAAGAAGCTCACAGAAGAACAGACAAACAAGGGCAAAGAAATGGAGATTCGAAGAGTGAGGATTGAGCAGACAGAGAAGAAG ATGCTTGATCTAAAGGAGAATATCGAGAATGAAGTTCATTCGGCATATGACGAGTATCTCAAGATGGAAGCTCACATCAAGCTATACATTACTGAGATGGAACAGACAGTCGGCTAA